ACATCAACTCTCAAGTCTTTTTCCATGGCCGACACCAATATTCTGCATCTGGTATCATATGTATGCGTCCGTCTGTTGAAAGTATGCGATTGGGTTGCTTGACGGTACTCCGTCATAGTACCTAAGGATCATGCGTGATCTGTGCTTTATTGCAGATGCTACCaaggaagatgcagaggCTCTTCGACGATACCCGGTTCCGGGCTTTGAAGATACTCCGATGACTTTTGGTCCTCGAGGTGGGTTCGCAACATGACCTCACAGCATCTGGGCATGTTCTTCCTTGAGACTACTGCGAGAGTATATGTCGCTCATAGCGACATAAGACGGGTGAACTCACATCAAACgagcatcattggtctagtggtagaattcatcgttgccatcgatgaggcccgtgttcgattcacggatgatgcacggatgtttttttttgcccATATACTTTCTGGAAGTATCATACTTTTATCTTGCTTTTTAGTTGCCATCTCTGAAAGACTAATTCGAACCAAGCGGGCGCTCGTGCGCAATATCGTAAGAGTTGGGTAGTAACCTACCGCTTGTCTTGACAGACGCAATCTTTACAAGCTACTAGTACTTCCCTCGTCTGTTACCATTGATAATACTGAATCCAAGTCTAACAATTCAATTCTCATATTTTCAAGCATTGATGGTTGACATCTATCTACTATGCTATCGGAAGATCTATTGATTATGTTGAAAGATCGTCCACCACCCTACTGGAGACTCCCTAGTTGAGGGAGAACACTGTGAAAAGGGCTATTGATGGAGAGCAGTTGGATGCTTCTTTTACAGCCTTACCTGTTAGTGAGGTACGAGAGAGGCAGTTGGATGCTCAACTCTCTGACTGGctcagaaagaaaataacaaagaCCGCACCGCTACTTCCCCGAAAAACTAGATGCGAGCGGGATGGGGGTCCGCGGCGTACCCTCTCTCTCGGTTGTTAAAACGAGAGAAGGTACGGTGACCCCCTGGTGACCCATAGAGCATCATTCGATAAAGATAAGGCTGCAACGTATGCGCCAAATAAGTTCGAAAACCATTGTTATCCCTTTACCAGGCGGTGATATCTtccacctccgcctctcCGAATGTGCTGCTCTTAGTTAGCTTATTCACCCCGTCCACCTCCACGGCCCCATCAGCTGGAGCCTTGGACATGATGTCCGGCAAAACTTCGCGGAAGAACTCCAGAATGTAGCGGTTGACCTGCTCAaactggaggaggaaggcatCGTGGCCCTCTGGGCTTTCGATTCGTTTGAGGCGTGAGTCCGGAATGCCAGCTGCAATCTCTTTCTGCTCCTCAAAAGTGAATAGGCCGTCACTCTCGATTCCCAATACCAATGCTGGCTGTTGAATTTGCGCCAAAGCCTCGCGAACTGGATCACTCGACGTCGGGCTCGCTCGTTGCCTTGACACGTCATGTGTGTCCAGTTTGCGTGTGATAGCGATGTAACAGTTAGCATCGAACCGTTTCACAAACTTCTCACCCTGGTAACGCAGATACGACTGGGCGGAGAAATAGGTTGGCGGACGCTTCTGACCGCTCTTCAGTGCGCTATCGATGGTTTTACTGAAAGTTTTGGTTCCGGAGAACTGGGGGTCCATGTACTGAACTTCGGTCTGTTGCGGTGTGGGAGAGGTGGGGGAGTTGCGCCCACTAGGTGTCGAACGACCACCTTTGTGCCCGTCATTATGAATAGCCCAGTGCTCATTCGGGGGTGTAGGCAGCTTTTCCGTGCCCTTAATGTTTTGTTGTTTGGTAGGGTCCGGCACATTTCGCCCAAACCGAGATTCGAACGAGTTGCGGCTCCGGTAGGTAAGAAGAGCGGACATGCGAGCTGCGCCAAGACCAGTAGCAGGAGGATCATCAAAAGAATAATAGCCGTCCTCGTATTTAGGGTCGCTATAGATGCTTTGGCGCTGGGCCTCTCCCCAACTGATGCACCATGCGGAATGCCGCGGAGAGGTGGCAATCGGCACAATCGCTCGTACATAATCTTTACCGAAGTAGGCATATTCCAAAGTGAGCATACCGCCCATGGAGCCGCCCACAACGGCAGCAATCTGTCGAACTCCCAGATAATCCAGAACGATCTTGTGGATCCTGTACTTCATGTAAGTTGCCCTGCACACTTCGGAATCCCCCACATAGCCAACCACCTACCTCACATCATCACGAACTGTAGTAAGTGGAAATTCCGGTCCATACAGTCCCTTTTCTGGGTTTCCATCCTTGTAGGTTACGGCACTAGCGCTTCCGTATGGGCTACCCAGGCTATTCAAGCAGATCACGAAAAATCGAGATGTGTCGAAGGCCTGTCCAGGGCCACCCAGAAGTGGTCCCCACCAATCTGCGACATCCGCGCTACCGCTCAGAGCGTGACAGATCACTAAGGCATTGTCTCCGGTCTCGGACAGCTGACCCCGCGTAGTGTAGGCCACTGGGACATTGTACAACGTAACGCCCGATTCCAAAGTGAACGAGGGGATCGAAACAAACAACTGATCCGTGATGAGGTTTGAGAAAGGGTTCTCAGGTTGAGAGTCGAGTCTCTCTACGGGATTTAGTAGCTGTTCATTTTCATAAGTCATAGTGGGGCATGGGGGATTACTGACGGGGTTGTGCAGGCGCACTGTTCGATTCAGTGGCCATTTTGAGCAATTCGcttgagaagaaaaaaaaaaatctgaTCAAACAAAATGAAATATATGCGAATTGAAATGAAGAACTTTGTGACAAACAAAGGagatgggagaggaagaaaatcaGAAGGAGGGATGCGCAGATCTCACATTATGACTCTTTGAAGCCTGACCCACTAGAGATGCGTATTCGTCATACGAAACCAATAGGAGCACTGGAAATTCCTTGACCCCGATTTCGGCGGCTCCATTGTTTTTCCGTCCCTAGTAACTTTATCCATCAAGATTGCCACTCGGAGTTGTAGTGTTGTTCGATATGCCGAGAGATTCTACATCCTTACCGGAATATACTACTCTATGTAGCTTGCAGTTGTACATACAGGAGACCAGCATTGCGATTATTTCACTACCGGACACCAATCATAAATGCTGTACTGTATTTAATCTTTAAGACTCTTGTCGTCAATTCAAACTGAATATATCGCCTCCTTCCGGTCCTTCTTGTGCGTTCGTTATCCTCACAGCCGTTGACTTGTAAAGTCGAGGCAAGTGAACATCCTCGAAGCTCTTACCATGATGAATCATGTCGGCAAGTCCTTTTGCGGCCAGGAAGATCACTGGCATGCCATGACCATCAAATCCGGCACAAATGTATTGCCCGGGTTTATCGGGAACTTCACCCACATGAGGGCTAGTATCATACGAATACCCCATAACTGTTACAGAAGATGGTTTGTTAATGTCAGGCTCATCCCAGTGGATATCCTCCGGCTTGAAAACACTCACTGCCTGTCCAAATCTCCTTCACGTAGGCCCCACTATCTTCCCAGCCTTTGAATGTACGCTGCATAAAGTCATTGTAGTAGTCTTTAGTTGGTTCTATCAGCGTGCTGTCATCAATCACCGCATACCACTGGTCTTTCCGGTCTATGAATGTGCGTTGAGCACCTCCAACGATAATACTTCCGTCCGGCCTCGAGATCAGGTAGCTGCCGCCGCTTTCGCCTGTCTTCGTGCCAATGCCGTAAGAGTATGGCAAGAATGGTGCGGTCTTACCCTCCGGGATCCCAATATGGCAACATATTCCACGGCAGGGAACTATACTCGCTGAATACTCGGGCAGCAGGCCGGATGTGTATGCATTCGAGGCGTAGACAACTTTAGACGTGCGGACGGATCCCCGCGGGGTATGGATTATATGACCGGAACTGTCAGATACTACGGAAGTAACCGGAGTAAATGCTTGCACATTAACGGCAGGCGAGTCCGCAACCTTCGAAAGGAGACCCAATATAAGCTTGTAGGGCCACAGGGTACCTGATGTGTATGAGAGGCATGCTTTGGCACCTTTGATTCCAGAAACCTGTGTAGAATTTGTGTCTTAGCTGAATAGCTTTCTCTGAACATTGACAAAGAAAACGCCCTTACCCCTTCTGCATTCTTTGGTGGTGTATAGTGTATGTCGTCTGCAAAAGCCAGACCTCGTGACACTAgttctttatatttctttcttgcctttTCTCCTGCCGCTTCATCTAAATAAACGCTTAAACACCGAGTGATATTGAAATCACAGTCAATGTTTTCTTCCGCAAGGAGATTCTTGAATGCTTTTACATGACTGAGTTCAAAGTTGGCCACCTCGGCTGCAGCATCCACTCCATATCTCCTAATATAGGTAGGGATACGGTCATACAAGTCGGGTCGTAGGTGGCCACCTAAAGTAATAGTCAGGTTAACTACCATGAAAATGATGACCTAGGAAACTTACCATTTCGACCAGTTGCACCAGAGCAGATTTGCCTAGCTTCAAGGATAGTAATAGCGGGGTGAGGCTTATTGTGGCCATCCAGATGTTTCAGGAGATGATATGCAATGCTAACACCAGAATAACCGGCCCCGATAATGACGATATCACTCTGGCCTGGAAGAGCTTCTGTGCTTCGGAGTTCGTCCAGTGGGTGAGGTTCTGTGCGCCAGAATGGTTGAGTAGGGTTATCAACTGGtaggaaggaaggaagaggttGATGAGTGCCCATGTTgtagataattaattatttgaAGGTTGAATAGTTTTCGTCGGTTCTATTGCTTCTTTAATACTTTTCTGTCAGAGAGTCTAGCTGCTAAGTAGCTATATTTGAACACCGAACACCGATGTCCTAGTATCCTCGGAGTGAAGAGTCCTCTATGCTAAATTGATAAGGCGTGCTAGTAATGCGGGGTTGTCTCATCGAAGCTTACGAATTGGCTCCCTGTTATCACTACAATCCAACAAATGCCGCGTTTCTGGCATCGATTATCGTATCTAGCTCATATGCTTCCCTTTCTGATGTACACAGATTGAATACATACGATTAGATTCTGCACTAAACCAACATCTGTCATAAAGTACTCAACTATAAGAAGCCAACACCGCATCAGCCTTCTCCATAAACCCACTCATCGCAGCTCGATACAGCTCTGGCCCCAAACTAATCCTCGCAACCCCCAGCTCCTTCACCTCTGGTACAGTCAAAAACCCATCTCGCAGCACCAACTTCACATTCAATTTCCCCTGAAAAGTCTCAACCAACTCCTTAATCTCCTCCCTCGACACTCCCCTTCCACCCGCTCCACCCCAAACAAACACAGTACAAGCCCCAGCCCTCAAAAAGGCCCTCCCCCTCTCAATCGCATCCTGAATACTTCCAGGTTTGCCACCGGGGTTAGCCCCAAGGACATCCGTCCTCGCATTGACCACAAAATCAGGAACACCGAGCTCCGCAGCAGTCCGAACCGCCAGTTCAATCCGCGCCACGGCCTCCGCCAAAGGCCGTAACTGTCCCGTAGTACCGTCTAGATCTTCAAGGTTGCATCCCACTGCGCCCAGATTGATGATTTCCCTGATCGTTTCGGCCACGTCTGCGTAGCCGTCCTGGATGTCGACAGTTAGGGGAAGCTTTGTTGCAACTTCATCTGAGACTTTATTTCCTGAGGGGTTGTTGGGTTTTAGGGTAGCTGCTATGGAGCGAACGGCGGCTAGGTTTTGGGGTAGTGTTAGGGCGTCATCAGGGATGCCTTGGGAGGCTGCGATGGCGTAGCTGGCCGTCGCGATTGCTTTTGTGGAGGGGTGGTTTGCGATTAAAGAGGCTGTGGCTGGGTCGTATACGTTGGTGAGGAGAATTGGGTGGCCTGGGGTGTGGAGGTTGCGGAAGTAGATGgcttggttgttttgggcGGCTTTGATTGCCATGGTGGGTAGttggggagggggttggATTTGAAAGTTAATAGGAACAATAGCTTTAGTATaatagagagaagaaagtcaGGCTTCAAGATGATGGGCAAATTTATTATAGGGGACTTGAGTCACTCTATTTGTAATTGAGTAGGTGTATACATGATCGTTGCTCTCGAAGTGACCAATCACGAAGAAGCAGTACATCAGACTTCTCGTATTCAGATACTTAGTGCTGGAGTAATAGTCCCATAGGTTCAATACGAGGCTAATAAATGcctttctttattaatttagcaATATTTGACGGACTCCAAGTGGTAGTGGTTGCGTAGCTACATGAAAAGTTGCTCTATCACATCATTTGAAATGTTGTGGCTAGTATCAAAATATATCTTGTGCTGGTCGTACTAATTTCAAGATAACGTAACTAGGATCATTAGTATAGATAGAGAGAAGCAACTAAGAAGAAAGGTGCGTGCAACAATTGATTGAACTTAGTCCACTAGCCTCTATCTAAGCAGAATATCTGGTCACAAGGACATATAGTTCGGTTTAAGGAGAATTGACAAAATGGAAGCATATTCGAAGAAGTCAATCTGGGAAGGCGCTAAACCCGAAGAGACAGGTCATTGATGACATTAATCCACATCCGGTTAGTGCGCTACATCATTCCGCCCAAAGCTTTGAAGCCCGCAACTCGGGCTGGAGTCCGACCGCAGGGGCAATCGCATCGCAAACAACTATGGCCCTGACAATCCCCACGACATTCGCTCCGTGAATTTATCCTTTACGTACTATCTTACATGACCCCGTTTCTGACAGCAAGCGATACCCGTCATCATGACCGATTACTCAACATGGAAAGTGACTGAATTGAAGGCGGAACTGAAGCGGCGCGGCATTGCGCAGACCGGCCTCAGAGTCAAACAACAAATTATTGACAGACTCGTGGAGGAAGACGCTAAGGGCGACGAGAGCCCAGTCGCGAACGAAGAGCCTGCCGCGACACAAGATGCTATTGAGGAGTTACAACCCGCCGAGGGGAAACAACCTACGCCGCCTCCCGTGGATGCTGCTGCAGAGTCACACGACCCCAACCCTGCAGAACAGGTGCAGGAGCAACATCATGACCAAGAAGTGCCAGGCATTGATGCTGGTGAAACACAGGCCGAAAAGATGACTACAGATGTGACACAGGATGACGACGCACCTACTGAGAAGAACCAGCAACAACCGTCCAAGTCGGAACCGGCAGAACCAGCAGAAGCCCAACCTGAAACTGGCACTCCAACGCAACCGATTGAGCAGGCTCCCGGAGatacagaagagaaggaaccTACACCTGCGAGGGAAGCAAGCACAGGCCAGACTGACTCCGCTGAAAAGGTTGCGCCAGCTGCTGCACCGCCCTCAGAGTTGGCTACTGGACTGTCTACACCACTTCCTCCCGAGGAGCTTATTGAAGATTCTCGAAAAAGGAAGCGTCGCAGTCAAAGCCCTGTTCCTACGCCCGACGCGCTGGCGAATAAAAAGGCGAAGCTTCCAGCAGAAGCCCCTAGGGTTCTCTTACCGGAGGACAGAGGCGCGATGGATATTGATGGGGACACCAAAGCGGACGAGGTTGTCTCAGTTTCGCAAGAGACCCCAGAAGAACATGTCCATGCCGATCTACCTGATGAACAAGCTTCTGTACCTCGTGATGACCCACGTTCTCCTTCTAGTCCCGATAACTCACGAAGCAAAAAGAGCACTGCGCCGAAACATGACGTTCGTTTCAAGCGCCTCTTTGCAGCTGGCGAGACAGAACAGACCCGTCCTGCATCTCCCCCCGCTGATACAGTAACTGAAGATGCAGAAGTTGAGCCGGCCTTGCATGTTGCGACAGCAGCACTGTATGTGGGTGGCCTGATGCGCCCGCTTCAACCGGCTGCTCTCAAGAGTCACCTCATTAGTGTTGCATCACCCCCTGGAGCTTCGCCCGATCCCGACGTTGTTGTCAATTTCTACCTGGATTCCATCAAGACACATTGTTTTGTCAGCTTTACAAATGTTACGGCAGCGTCTCGTGCCCGTGCTGCTCTTCACAATACCGTTTGGCCTAACGAGCGGAACCGCAAAACTTTGTTTGTGGACTTCATCCCGGAGCATAAGTTGCAACTATGGATTGATACGGAAGAGAATTCTCGTGGACGTAGCGGTCCTCCAGCTCGCTGGGAGGTAAAGTACGATCGAACCGACGACGGAGTAGAGGCTGTCTTGGAAGAAATCGGCCCGAAGAATGCGGGATCCCGTCAAGCCCACGGACCGGCGCCAGGTGACTTTTCTCGGCCCCCACCATTGGGTCCACGAGCggatatggagaagaaggaccgACGTCCCAGTGGGCCTTCTAAAGTTGAGCCCAGCTCTCGACCTGGTCAAGGATTCAAGCCTCTCGATGAGCTATTCATGTCTACTACCACCAAGCCTAAACTGTACTATCTTCCTGTCCCTCGCGACGTGGCGGACCGACGTTTAGACCGATTCGATGATTTGCTGCGAAAAGGATCGTATCCTCGTCCCGGTGGCGACGAAACTCGCCGGATATCATTCGAGGACGGTGACCTATTTGTGGACAATGGCCCTGAATTTGCCGGTCGGAATCGGCGACGAGGTGGTCGCGGACGAGGTCGAGGTGGCTTTGGGGATTCCTGGAGGGGCGATCGAAGAGGTCGTCATTAAGAAGGTTCTTGAACTGGTGATGATATCATGTAACATTCGGGCTGCGTTCTCAGATTAAGAATCTGACCAAGCTAtggcttcttttcttgtgaTGTTCGCTAGGGTTTATGACGTGTACAATATAGGGCCGAAAACTGCCGTATGGGCGCTTTAGGAATGTATATTACTGGAAATAAAAACAGAGAAATCATGATGAATATTGTTCCCTGCACCATTAGTTATCCTCTTGATATAGCCTTAGTCATCGGGGCTTGGGAGAAAAGCTTAGCGTTTCTTGTGCTTGCTGGACCTCACTCATGATTGGGAGCCAATCCTTCCAGTCCCGAGGCGCAGTGCATACCGAAATAAATCCTGGGAGTGATCACCGCCACGATGAATGCTCCACACGAGGGCTAACATGGACAACTATTTTCGGAGACCCAAGTGTTCATCAGCCTTGTGGACAGTCTCCTTTGTCTTCTGGCTATAGATTAGGTCCTGCCGATCCCTTAatgattttttctttttcgttgTCATGCGTTGTTGtttcctcctctctccacTACCTGAATGAAATTACCGATGCCATCCATATCCTTGCAATTATTCCAGGGACATTGTCGAGACACAAAATCTCCTGTTGACGTCGCGAAAccgacaaagaagaaagaactGACCTCAGGGGGTGGGCCTCTTCGGAGCAAAAACCAACGGGCGGATAAGATAGCGCTGCCTGCTGCTGTCCGCGGATAAACATCTCAAAAAGTATTCTTCGTTCTACTCTCACTTTCTCACCACCCTTTGCTTTCTCAATCAACCGAGACCTGTATTTTCCTATTACAGGTCTCGTTATCTGGCGCTAAAATGGGCTGGCCAGTGTGTAACTCGACACTGGAAGAGGAGACCAGTACGCTCCCAATTCCTAACCCACCCCTTCAAGATCACTAGCTAATAGGAGACTCGAACCGCAGTTGAAGAGGCAGACTTGTGGAATGGCGGCATTACGTTCCACCAGCTCTGCGAGATTGTTGGCGGCGTGTTCGCGCTCATAGCTGTAGGggtctcttttttcttgattaTGTGCCATGCCACGCATTACAGCAAACCCAT
This DNA window, taken from Aspergillus flavus chromosome 5, complete sequence, encodes the following:
- a CDS encoding SAP domain protein; protein product: MTDYSTWKVTELKAELKRRGIAQTGLRVKQQIIDRLVEEDAKGDESPVANEEPAATQDAIEELQPAEGKQPTPPPVDAAAESHDPNPAEQVQEQHHDQEVPGIDAGETQAEKMTTDVTQDDDAPTEKNQQQPSKSEPAEPAEAQPETGTPTQPIEQAPGDTEEKEPTPAREASTGQTDSAEKVAPAAAPPSELATGLSTPLPPEELIEDSRKRKRRSQSPVPTPDALANKKAKLPAEAPRVLLPEDRGAMDIDGDTKADEVVSVSQETPEEHVHADLPDEQASVPRDDPRSPSSPDNSRSKKSTAPKHDVRFKRLFAAGETEQTRPASPPADTVTEDAEVEPALHVATAALYVGGLMRPLQPAALKSHLISVASPPGASPDPDVVVNFYLDSIKTHCFVSFTNVTAASRARAALHNTVWPNERNRKTLFVDFIPEHKLQLWIDTEENSRGRSGPPARWEVKYDRTDDGVEAVLEEIGPKNAGSRQAHGPAPGDFSRPPPLGPRADMEKKDRRPSGPSKVEPSSRPGQGFKPLDELFMSTTTKPKLYYLPVPRDVADRRLDRFDDLLRKGSYPRPGGDETRRISFEDGDLFVDNGPEFAGRNRRRGGRGRGRGGFGDSWRGDRRGRH
- a CDS encoding carboxyphosphonoenolpyruvate phosphonomutase-like protein — encoded protein: MAIKAAQNNQAIYFRNLHTPGHPILLTNVYDPATASLIANHPSTKAIATASYAIAASQGIPDDALTLPQNLAAVRSIAATLKPNNPSGNKVSDEVATKLPLTVDIQDGYADVAETIREIINLGAVGCNLEDLDGTTGQLRPLAEAVARIELAVRTAAELGVPDFVVNARTDVLGANPGGKPGSIQDAIERGRAFLRAGACTVFVWGGAGGRGVSREEIKELVETFQGKLNVKLVLRDGFLTVPEVKELGVARISLGPELYRAAMSGFMEKADAVLASYS
- a CDS encoding FAD dependent oxidoreductase; the protein is MGTHQPLPSFLPVDNPTQPFWRTEPHPLDELRSTEALPGQSDIVIIGAGYSGVSIAYHLLKHLDGHNKPHPAITILEARQICSGATGRNGGHLRPDLYDRIPTYIRRYGVDAAAEVANFELSHVKAFKNLLAEENIDCDFNITRCLSVYLDEAAGEKARKKYKELVSRGLAFADDIHYTPPKNAEGVSGIKGAKACLSYTSGTLWPYKLILGLLSKVADSPAVNVQAFTPVTSVVSDSSGHIIHTPRGSVRTSKVVYASNAYTSGLLPEYSASIVPCRGICCHIGIPEGKTAPFLPYSYGIGTKTGESGGSYLISRPDGSIIVGGAQRTFIDRKDQWYAVIDDSTLIEPTKDYYNDFMQRTFKGWEDSGAYVKEIWTGIMGYSYDTSPHVGEVPDKPGQYICAGFDGHGMPVIFLAAKGLADMIHHGKSFEDVHLPRLYKSTAVRITNAQEGPEGGDIFSLN
- a CDS encoding Alpha/Beta hydrolase protein produces the protein MTYENEQLLNPVERLDSQPENPFSNLITDQLFVSIPSFTLESGVTLYNVPVAYTTRGQLSETGDNALVICHALSGSADVADWWGPLLGGPGQAFDTSRFFVICLNSLGSPYGSASAVTYKDGNPEKGLYGPEFPLTTVRDDVRIHKIVLDYLGVRQIAAVVGGSMGGMLTLEYAYFGKDYVRAIVPIATSPRHSAWCISWGEAQRQSIYSDPKYEDGYYSFDDPPATGLGAARMSALLTYRSRNSFESRFGRNVPDPTKQQNIKGTEKLPTPPNEHWAIHNDGHKGGRSTPSGRNSPTSPTPQQTEVQYMDPQFSGTKTFSKTIDSALKSGQKRPPTYFSAQSYLRYQGEKFVKRFDANCYIAITRKLDTHDVSRQRASPTSSDPVREALAQIQQPALVLGIESDGLFTFEEQKEIAAGIPDSRLKRIESPEGHDAFLLQFEQVNRYILEFFREVLPDIMSKAPADGAVEVDGVNKLTKSSTFGEAEVEDITAW